A stretch of DNA from Desulfurispora thermophila DSM 16022:
TCATCACCCACTCACCGGAGGTGTAATCATTTTGTTTGAAATTAAAAAGCGCGGTTTTTCTCTGGGGTTTAAACTCAGTTTAAGCATTACCTTATTGATCATCTTATTAATGACCGCCGTGAGCATCAATACCTACATCCGCAACCGCAACGCCTTTCTGACAGAAGCGGAAAAACGCGGTTGGCTGACCGCCCGCACTGTAAGTGCTTTCGCTGCCGACTATCTGCGGGGCAATAGGACCTATCTTTTAAGCAACATCATGGACCACCTGGAGCGCGATCCGTTCATTAAACAAGCTGCTGTGGTTGATGTTAACGGCAATGTGGTTGTGTCAACCAATCCGCAATTGTTGAAGGCTCCCTTTTCTCACCCGCTCTTACAAAGCGCCATGAGCGAAAAAAAAGACCGCATGTTATATAAGACCGATTATAGAGGACATCCTCTGGCTTTCCTTTTCGCTTCCCCCATTGCTCCACGCCAGCAGGAACCTGTGGGATATTTCTGGCTGGAGGCAGACCTGAGCTACATCAGTAATTATTTGCTGGCTCTGGCCTACCAGCAGATTTTTACTTCCCTGCTGGCCATTATCGCCGGATTGATTATCAGCCGGTTAATCATTATCAGACTGGTGCAAAAACCAGTGCATGAGCTTCTCCAGGCCACCGACCGCATGGCTGTCGGCGATTTTTCCGGACAGGTCAGTGTTTTACACCATGATGAACTGGGACGCCTGGCCACAGCCTTTAACACCATGTCCGGCCATATCAGTGTGCTATTCCAATCTATTCGCGACTCAATTAAAAACATCAGCCAAACAACTCTTACAATCATGAGCATCTCCGACCAATCAGAAAATGCCCTGTTACAAGAGGTTAATGCCAACTCCCGCAAACTGCTCCGGCATACAGACAAACTAAACACCATTTGCCAACAGTTCAAATTTAATGAATAATAAACAACAATGGCCTCCTTTTCAGGAGGCCAAAGCTGTTTCTTTTATACTCTTCTTAACTGGAAAAATATTGATTAGAAAAAACTTCTTGCTCTGCTGGCACAACCATGCTAGCATTGATTATGTCAGCAACAGAATACATAAACGGGAGAGGGGTTTGTTGTCATCAAATACCATGTTTCCTAACAAGCTTTCCCTGGCAGCATATATTACAGTCTGCCTGGTTTGGGGCTCTACATATTTGGCCATACGCATAGGGGTGGCACACTTGCCCCCGGCCCTTTTTGCCGGTATCCGGTTTTTGCTTGCTGGAGCGATCCTGTTGTTGATATTGCTCTGGCGCGGCGTTTCCCTGCCCCAAAATAGCTCAGACTTTAAGCATGCTTTCATTGTGGGCGCTTTTTTACTTTTTGGCGGAAATGGCTGTATTGCCTGGGCGGAACAATTTGTGGTATCCAGTTTGACAGCCCTGATTATTGCCGCTCTTCCTCTCTTTGTTGCCTTGCTGGACACTTTTTGGCCCGGCGGCAACAGGATGAGCACCCTGGGCTGGTTGGGCATGCTGGTGGGTTTTTCCGGTGTGGCCATCCTGGTAGCTCCAGGCATATTCAACCAGCACATGGATGTAAGAGGAATCGGCGGGGTATTGCTGGGCACCATTTTCTGGGCTGCCGGGTCGGTCTACTCCAATCGCTACCCGCCAGGCTGCTCAATATGGATGGGGGCGGCCATTCAAAATCTGAGCGGCGGGCTATTGCTGACCACAGTTGGTTTGCTGGCCGGCGAGTACAACCGTTTCCATCTGAACAGCCAGGGGATACTGGCCATTACCTATCTTGTATTGTTCGGATCATTGGCCGCCTACAGCGCATTTATATATATTTTGCACACCATGCCTCCGGCCAAAGCCTCAACTTACGCCTACATAAATCCCGTGGTTGCTGTTGTTCTGGGCTACTTAATCCTGCAGGAACCAGTTTCCTGGCGCATGTTGCTGGCTGCAGCGGTTATTCTGGCAGGAGTATTGATGGTGCAACTATCCCGTACCAGCCCACAAACCCCGTCCAAAGCCTTGCAACCTGTTAAGTCGGTTAAGGTCTAACCCGCTTGAGCAAAATTATAACCCCCTGGTCCTCTCCGAACCAGGGGGGCGGGACCAAATTCATTTTTTCTTGAAGGTCTGGCAACAAGTTTCGTCAATGGCATTGGCGGGAGTTTGTTTTAAGGAATCCAGCCTGGCATTGGGCGGAAAACCACCTTCCAGATCGCTCTGGATGACAATTTGATTGGCCGTGCAAAGGTTACCTTCCTTGTAATATTTGCACGTGCTGACAGTGCAGTTTACATCAGGCATTCCATCTACCTCCTAAAAAATGTTTTTTACCGGAGCATATTATAACCCCCCTGAGGGTAAATATGCATTGAATTGGCATTAATAATTCTACCGGGAGTGAGTCCAACAAACATGGAAGCATATCTGCCCCTTATCTACAGCTACCTCTTCATCTTTACCGCCCGCGTTGCCGACATGTCACTGGATGTGATCCGTGTCTTGATGCTCATGCGGGGCAAAAAGCTGTACGCAGCATTCATTGGTTTTATTGAAGTGTCAATTTTTATCCTGGCCTTGAATCAGGTTTTAAGTGGCGGTTTGCACGATATTGGCAAAATCATCGCCTATGCCGGCGGTTTTGCCACCGGCAACTATGTAGGCGTCCTGTTGGAAAACAAACTGGCCATAGGCTACGCCACAATACAGGTATTCCCCCAGAAGGAATGTGTGCAGCAAATTATTACTGCCCTGCGCAACCAGGGATTCGGAGTAACCAGCGTGCTGGGAGAGGGGCGGGACGGAGAAAGAGTAATCCTATTTGTAACATTGAAGCGCAAGGATATGCCCGAAGCCATAAAGCTGCTGGAAAAAATAGAGCCGTGCATATTTTACAGCGTAGTTGATACCAGGCAAATCCACGGCGGTGTTTTCCCCGGGAAAAACTAAGTCCGGGGATTTTGCTATTTTTGGCTCCTTAATAATTCCAGCTCTTCATCTGTCAGCTCTCTGTACTGGCCGGGCGCAAGATTCTCATCCAGCCACAATCCCCCTATGGCCAGGCGTTTTAAATAGAGTACTTTTTTTCCCACAGACGCAAACATGCGCTTTACTTGATGGTACTTGCCTTCGGTTATAGTGAGCAACACCTCAACAGATTTATCTTGCACAACTTCTAATTTGGCTGGCAAGGTGCGATATCCATCATCCAAAGTGACACCTTGTTCCAGAGCCAACCGTTGATCCGCAGTAACCATACTGTCGATTCTTACCAGATAAGTTTTGGGAACGTGCTTTTTGGGGGATAAAAGCTCATGAGCCAGTTTGCCATCATTGGTCAGCAGTATTAACCCCTCCGTATCCCGGTCCAGGCGGCCAACGGGAAAGAGCTCAAAACAGGCGTACTGGTCTGAAAGCAACTCCAGCACAGTCAGAAGGCTGCGGTCCTCGGTTGCTGAAATATATCCCGCCGGCTTGTTCATCATAAGATAAATATGTTCACGATAGCGCACCGGTTGCCCGCCCACAACAACCTCATCCCTGTCCGGATGGATTTTTTGCGCGGTATCCCGCACCACCATACCGTTAACCACAATTTCACCCGCCCGGGCCAACTTTTTAATATCCTTGCGTGAACCCAGGCCCATATGGGCCAGCATCTTATCCAAGCGCAAACCAGCCATGTTTCTTCCCCCTCCACTTCCTCTGCCATCATCAACATTGCCAGGATATTTTATAAAAAATAAAGACTCCCGGCAAGCATATCCGGCAGTCCCTTTTTTCTACTGGTTTGACCAGATTTATGGATGAGCAACCTGTAAATGAGCCTTTCGCACGGGAACGGAAACCATACCCAACAATCCGCTCCGGCAACCTCTACACAGATATTTACTTCTAAACTCTACCAGGTCATGTCTCTGACCGCAAAAAATACATGTTTGGTACTTCTTCTCCACGATTATGTATTCACCCACCCGGCAGAACTTGAGCAAGTCGCGTGAACGGATATTGATCTGTTCTCGCACCTGAACCGGTAAAAAGACCCGCCCCTCCTTTTCCACGCGCGCGATAAAGGAAACCACTTCCCCACACCCCTTCCTGATAATCATACTTACATTATTTTTACAGATCGCTGCGCAATAGTCGTGAGACGCATTTCTTAATTTACTTAGGACTTTGGTCCCATATTTGCCATAAACATTAAAAATCCCAATTATGCCTCCTGCAATGTATTTCTATAGTAACTGTTCAATACTTGAAGACAATTGTATAATCTAGACAAAGAAAAACGTGCTACGGAGGGGATTGCCCATGAGCTTTCTAGGACTGATCGCCAGCACCGCCCAACAAGTAGCAGACGCCATCTCCGCCGTCCTGGGTGTAGAAGCGGAAATTGTTGACGACGAATACACCATTATTGCCGGGACAGGCAAATACAAGTCGCTGGTTGGCCAGAAGGACTATGAGGCGGTTTTTCCCGAATCCCCTTACCTGTACAGCACAGTATTGCGTACAGGCCGCAGCTTCATAGTGGAAGATGCTGATCGTGATTTTATCTATGGGCCCAACCCGCTGGGGGAAATGTGCGAGATCTGCTGTCCGATTATTTTAGAGCAAAAAACCATTGGCGTGATTGGTCTAATAGCATTCAACCAACAACAAAAAGAAACCATGCTGCAGCAAAAAGAGACCTGGCACTCGTTTTTAACCCATATGGCCAGGCTGCTTGCCGACAGCGTGATTGCCCAAAAGTCCTACGATAACTTGCAAGTAACCAACCAGCTTCTTTCAACTGTTATTGAATCAATCAGCAACGGCATCATATATGTGGATAAGAACGCCACCATTGTTCACTGCAACAGCAAGGCCTGTGCCATCACCGGCCTGCCGCGGGATAAACTGACCGGACGGCACATAAGCGAGATCTGGCCTGAAACACCTGTATTACAGGTTTTGCATAGCGGTAAGGGATACATAGACCGGGAGGAATATTACAGTAACGGAAGACGGATTACCCATTTACTGGTATCCAGTCACCCCATCCTGCTCAACAACCGACCGGCAGGGGCGGTGATTACGTTTCGTGACATGGCCGAAGTGCGCCAGCTGGCCTTCCGTTTGACGGACAGCCAGTATGAATTGAGCTTTGCCCACATCAGGGGCAACAGCAAAGCGATCCGCGAAGTTAAAGAGCTCGCCATGCAGGTTGCCCGCAGTAGCTCCAGCATCCTGATCACAGGGGAAAGCGGCACCGGCAAAGAGCTGTTTGCGCGGGCCATCCATTTCGCCAGTCCCCGCCGCAACAAACCCTTTATCATTGTCAACTGCGGCGCCATACCCGAAACTCTACTGGAAAGTGAGCTCTTTGGCTACGAAGAGGGGGCTTTTACCGGCGCCAAAAAAGGCGGCCGGCCGGGCAAATTTGAACTGGCCAACGGAGGCACTATTTTATTGGATGAAATTGGTGACCTGCCTTTGCACCTGCAAGTGAAGCTTTTACATGTCCTGCAGAGGCGGCAAATAGAACGGGTGGGGGGTAATAAAATCATCCCGGTCGATGTGCGCGTGATAGCTGCTACCAACCGGGATCTGGAAGCCATGTGCCGCAGCGGGGAATTCCGGGAAGACTTGTATTACCGCCTGAGCGTAATCCCGCTGCAAGTGCCTCCACTGTACGAGAGAAAAGAAGATATCCCCGAACTAATGCATTACTTTCTGGAAAAGTACTGTCAACTGCTAGAAAAGGACATTGCCGGATTCTCTCCCGGCGTAATAGACTTGTTCAGCAGCTATCGCTGGCCCGGCAACGTGCGTGAACTGGAAAACAGTGTAGAATACGCTGTGAACATGGAGCGCTCCTCAATGATTACCATGGAAAGCGTTCCTCCCCGGCTGCTGGTTTTCAGCCGAAAAAACGCCAGCCACGATCATACCATTGAGTACAACTTAAACAATCGCATCAGGAAACTGGAAAAAGAAATATTCCAGGATGTACTGGATAAAATATCCTCGAGGCAAATCTCCATTCATCAGGCACCCGACTTGCTGGGAGTGAGCAGAGCTACGTTTTACCGCAAGCTGAAAGAATTGGGGCTGAAATCATAAAAGCCGGTGTTTTATTACACCGGCTCCGCCTGAAAATATGTTATACTTTTGAAGAAAAAATATCTTCAAACTTCAAACGCCCGTTAGCTTCGGCAGCAGGTTTCAATTTTCTCCCCCAGAGTTGGTACCAGAGCATAGACCCCAAAAGTAACGGAACACCGATATATAGAGAAGCACGCAATTCTTCATTGAACGCCACAACCACCAGACAGGCCACCTGCACCCAGATGGCAAAATGAGTGAGATAGGGGAAGTACTTCACCCTAAATTTTAATTTACCAACATCATAACCCATTTTTTCCAAACGACGCCGGAAATTGAGCTGCGACCAGCAAATGGATATCCACGCTATGGCTCCGGTAAAACCGGAAAGCGCCAGCAGGTATGTAAACACTGCCGCATCACCGCCCAATGTGTAGGCAATAACGCCAATCCAGCAACCGCCAACCGACAATAGAATGGCGTTGTAGGGCACGCCCTTTTTGTTTACCCGGGCCAGCCAGCGCGGCGCCATCCCCTCCCGGGCCAGCGCGTATACCGCCCTGGAACAACCGTATAGACCACTGTTGGAACAGGAAATTGCCGCCGTCAGTACCACGAATGAAAACAACGCTCCCGCCCATTTAAACCCATAAAAGTTTAAAGCCGCGGCAAAGACGCTCTCTTCCAGACCAGCTTTCTGCCAGGGGAAAATCGATACCAGCAAAGCCACCGGTATTACATACAGGGCAATAATCCGGTAAGTCACATTGGTTATGGCTACCGGAATGCTTTTTTCCGGCTCCTGGCTCTCGCCGGCCGCCAGGCCGATAATCTCCGACCCCTGAAAATTGACCAGGATAATTACCATGGTCAAAAATACAATGCCCACTCCCTTGGGAAACAGCCCACCATTACCCAACAACTTGCTGGTTCCCTGAAATCCCTGTCCACCAATAACACCCAGAAAGATAAGTACGGCCAGCACGACAAACATGAGGATGGCCAGTATTTTAATCAGCGCCAGCCAGAATTCCAGTTCGCCAAAGGTACCCACATATGAAAGGTTGATCACTGTTATAATCACACCAAAGCCCAGTGCCCAGTAGACGGCCGGTATGGAGGGGACAAAGTTGTTCATGATTATACCGGCAGCGATCATCTCTGACGGCACATAGGTCACCCAGGTAGCCCAGTAGGACCAGCCCACCCCGCAGGCCCAGGCCGGGTGGATGAAATCATTGGCATAGGTGACAAAAGAACTGGAAATGGGTATGGAAACCGCCAATTCGCCCAGACATACCATAACCAGATAGACAATCAAACCGCCTAATAAATAAGCCAAAAAGGCACTGGGGCCGCAGGAATCAATTACATAGCCCGTCCCCAAAAAATAACAACTACCAATTATTCCGCCCAGCGCAATCAATTGCAGATGGCGAGGTTTTAGACCTCTTTTCAATTCGCTCTCATAAGCTCTGGCCGCACAGGCCATCTCCACATTATTCAGTTCACTCATGCCGTGAGCCCCCTCATAAATTTATGCACGGCACAGAATGAGCGAACCCCGTTGCCCGCCTCTGTACCCCTATCATCCTCCTGCTACAGGCGGAAAGACAACCAGCACATCCCCGGGCTGAATGATCTCTTTCCGGCAAATTTTTTTACCATTGACAACTAATAAACCGGTCTGAGCGGGAGGAATGGCCAATGCCAGCAGAACATCCTCTACCCTGACACCCTTGCCAACTGGTAAAGCAATTCTACCGTCCGGATGGGCGCGGCCGGCATAGCGCGCCAGCGGTCCGCGCAATTCCACCTGCACTGTTTCCGGAACCATTCCCCCCGGCAAAAGTTTTTCCCTCATAGTTCCAATTCGGTTAACTTTTCCGACAACGGAACACCTTCCTTACTCCAACCTCTCAGCTGATAGTATTCTCCCAGCATCGCTTTGAACTGATCCTCTGGCAACAGCTTGCCATCAGTGGCACCGCCCTGCAGCGGTTGTTTGAAGATGCGGCCAGGCAATGTATCCTGAGCGCCGCTGATACCTTCCCGCAGGTTAAACAGACGGGCCAGGTTAAAAATCCGTTCCCCCGCTCTTTCCAACTGGGCGGCGTCCAATTTCTCGCCCGTGACTGGCTCCAGCAGCTCAGCCATGCGATCAAAGGAAAGCGCCCAAAAGTCACATAAAATCAGGGAAAACTTGGCCGCATTGTAATGTTGCAGGTCGATCACCAATTGAGCCTTGCCTTCGATGCTAAAGGGGTCACGCTCCCCATAGGCCTCCTCGGCCACCGGCCAGGCACTCATATGACAGGCACCGCGGGGGGCCGTAGCATAAGCCAACCCCATGGCCCAACTGCCGCGCGGTTCATAACCGGGGAATTCCAACCCCTTGACCTGCATGGCAAACTCCAGACCACCGTACTGCTCCGCCAGCGCTTTCACACCCCGGGCCAGCTCCGCCCCTATTCCCTGTTTGCGGGCAATCAGTTCCGGCATATGCAGATAATTTTCCACATCACCAAAACGCAGTCCAAAATCCTTGATCCCGCGCTGGGCCAGTTCCATGGCAAAGGCAATCACATTACCCGTCGAGATCGTATCCAGCCCCAGGTCGTCACACAAAGAGTTAAACTTGACCACTGCGTCCAGGGAAGCGATGCCGCAGTTGGAGCCGGCCAGTGCCAGCGTTTCATACTCGGGCCCTTCCACCCGCCCGCCGGAAGTGACAGTATAGTTACCACAACCCAAACCACAGGCAAAGCAGGCACGCTTGCCCTTGCGGTAATGCTTCAAAGCGTCGGACTTTAACTCAGCAAAGCCCTCAAAACAACCCGACTGAAAATTGCGCGTGGGCAAAATACCCGTGTTGTTGGACATTTCCACCAGCATGGGCGTACCATCGGTGTAGGCCCACAAGTTGGTATCAGTCAGCAAATCCTCCCGCATGGCCCGGCGGGCAACTTCCAGCAGCTTTGGCATGTCGGCTACCCGAACACTGCCCGTGCCCTGCACGGCCAGAGCCTTCAGGTTTTTAGAGCCCCAAACCGCCCCGATACCACCGCGTCCGGCCTGACGATAAAGCTCCGCAGTAATGCAGGCGAAGGGAACCAGGTTTTCCCCGGCCGGACCGATAGACATGATCTTGAAATCGGAGCCAAGCCGCTCCCGCAATTGCATTTCGGTTTCGTGCGTCCCTTGGCCCCAGAGAAATTCTGCTGATTCAATGCTAACTTCTTGATCAGAAATTTTAATAAACACCGGGACTGCCGCCCTGCCCTCGACGATCACAAGGTCATAGCCGGCAAACTTGATCGCCGCTGCCATGTTTCCACCAATCGAACAATCCAGTATGGCCCCGTTGGCCGGCGAACGAGTAATTACACCCAGTTTTCCGGAACAGGGAACTATTGTCCCGGTAAACGGACCGGTGGCCAGAATAACTTTGTTTTCCGGTGCCAAAGGGTCTGTACCAGGCGTTAGCTCTTCATAAAGGTATCTAATACCCAACCCTTTACCAC
This window harbors:
- a CDS encoding methyl-accepting chemotaxis protein; the encoded protein is MFEIKKRGFSLGFKLSLSITLLIILLMTAVSINTYIRNRNAFLTEAEKRGWLTARTVSAFAADYLRGNRTYLLSNIMDHLERDPFIKQAAVVDVNGNVVVSTNPQLLKAPFSHPLLQSAMSEKKDRMLYKTDYRGHPLAFLFASPIAPRQQEPVGYFWLEADLSYISNYLLALAYQQIFTSLLAIIAGLIISRLIIIRLVQKPVHELLQATDRMAVGDFSGQVSVLHHDELGRLATAFNTMSGHISVLFQSIRDSIKNISQTTLTIMSISDQSENALLQEVNANSRKLLRHTDKLNTICQQFKFNE
- a CDS encoding EamA family transporter produces the protein MFPNKLSLAAYITVCLVWGSTYLAIRIGVAHLPPALFAGIRFLLAGAILLLILLWRGVSLPQNSSDFKHAFIVGAFLLFGGNGCIAWAEQFVVSSLTALIIAALPLFVALLDTFWPGGNRMSTLGWLGMLVGFSGVAILVAPGIFNQHMDVRGIGGVLLGTIFWAAGSVYSNRYPPGCSIWMGAAIQNLSGGLLLTTVGLLAGEYNRFHLNSQGILAITYLVLFGSLAAYSAFIYILHTMPPAKASTYAYINPVVAVVLGYLILQEPVSWRMLLAAAVILAGVLMVQLSRTSPQTPSKALQPVKSVKV
- a CDS encoding DUF1540 domain-containing protein, whose product is MPDVNCTVSTCKYYKEGNLCTANQIVIQSDLEGGFPPNARLDSLKQTPANAIDETCCQTFKKK
- a CDS encoding DUF2179 domain-containing protein, coding for MEAYLPLIYSYLFIFTARVADMSLDVIRVLMLMRGKKLYAAFIGFIEVSIFILALNQVLSGGLHDIGKIIAYAGGFATGNYVGVLLENKLAIGYATIQVFPQKECVQQIITALRNQGFGVTSVLGEGRDGERVILFVTLKRKDMPEAIKLLEKIEPCIFYSVVDTRQIHGGVFPGKN
- a CDS encoding pseudouridine synthase; the protein is MAGLRLDKMLAHMGLGSRKDIKKLARAGEIVVNGMVVRDTAQKIHPDRDEVVVGGQPVRYREHIYLMMNKPAGYISATEDRSLLTVLELLSDQYACFELFPVGRLDRDTEGLILLTNDGKLAHELLSPKKHVPKTYLVRIDSMVTADQRLALEQGVTLDDGYRTLPAKLEVVQDKSVEVLLTITEGKYHQVKRMFASVGKKVLYLKRLAIGGLWLDENLAPGQYRELTDEELELLRSQK
- a CDS encoding AbrB/MazE/SpoVT family DNA-binding domain-containing protein produces the protein MVSFIARVEKEGRVFLPVQVREQINIRSRDLLKFCRVGEYIIVEKKYQTCIFCGQRHDLVEFRSKYLCRGCRSGLLGMVSVPVRKAHLQVAHP
- a CDS encoding sigma-54-dependent Fis family transcriptional regulator gives rise to the protein MSFLGLIASTAQQVADAISAVLGVEAEIVDDEYTIIAGTGKYKSLVGQKDYEAVFPESPYLYSTVLRTGRSFIVEDADRDFIYGPNPLGEMCEICCPIILEQKTIGVIGLIAFNQQQKETMLQQKETWHSFLTHMARLLADSVIAQKSYDNLQVTNQLLSTVIESISNGIIYVDKNATIVHCNSKACAITGLPRDKLTGRHISEIWPETPVLQVLHSGKGYIDREEYYSNGRRITHLLVSSHPILLNNRPAGAVITFRDMAEVRQLAFRLTDSQYELSFAHIRGNSKAIREVKELAMQVARSSSSILITGESGTGKELFARAIHFASPRRNKPFIIVNCGAIPETLLESELFGYEEGAFTGAKKGGRPGKFELANGGTILLDEIGDLPLHLQVKLLHVLQRRQIERVGGNKIIPVDVRVIAATNRDLEAMCRSGEFREDLYYRLSVIPLQVPPLYERKEDIPELMHYFLEKYCQLLEKDIAGFSPGVIDLFSSYRWPGNVRELENSVEYAVNMERSSMITMESVPPRLLVFSRKNASHDHTIEYNLNNRIRKLEKEIFQDVLDKISSRQISIHQAPDLLGVSRATFYRKLKELGLKS
- a CDS encoding amino acid permease codes for the protein MSELNNVEMACAARAYESELKRGLKPRHLQLIALGGIIGSCYFLGTGYVIDSCGPSAFLAYLLGGLIVYLVMVCLGELAVSIPISSSFVTYANDFIHPAWACGVGWSYWATWVTYVPSEMIAAGIIMNNFVPSIPAVYWALGFGVIITVINLSYVGTFGELEFWLALIKILAILMFVVLAVLIFLGVIGGQGFQGTSKLLGNGGLFPKGVGIVFLTMVIILVNFQGSEIIGLAAGESQEPEKSIPVAITNVTYRIIALYVIPVALLVSIFPWQKAGLEESVFAAALNFYGFKWAGALFSFVVLTAAISCSNSGLYGCSRAVYALAREGMAPRWLARVNKKGVPYNAILLSVGGCWIGVIAYTLGGDAAVFTYLLALSGFTGAIAWISICWSQLNFRRRLEKMGYDVGKLKFRVKYFPYLTHFAIWVQVACLVVVAFNEELRASLYIGVPLLLGSMLWYQLWGRKLKPAAEANGRLKFEDIFSSKV
- a CDS encoding MoaD/ThiS family protein; translation: MPGGMVPETVQVELRGPLARYAGRAHPDGRIALPVGKGVRVEDVLLALAIPPAQTGLLVVNGKKICRKEIIQPGDVLVVFPPVAGG
- a CDS encoding aldehyde ferredoxin oxidoreductase family protein; translation: MGYTGNVLRVDLTTGRAQVEELRRDWARKYLGGKGLGIRYLYEELTPGTDPLAPENKVILATGPFTGTIVPCSGKLGVITRSPANGAILDCSIGGNMAAAIKFAGYDLVIVEGRAAVPVFIKISDQEVSIESAEFLWGQGTHETEMQLRERLGSDFKIMSIGPAGENLVPFACITAELYRQAGRGGIGAVWGSKNLKALAVQGTGSVRVADMPKLLEVARRAMREDLLTDTNLWAYTDGTPMLVEMSNNTGILPTRNFQSGCFEGFAELKSDALKHYRKGKRACFACGLGCGNYTVTSGGRVEGPEYETLALAGSNCGIASLDAVVKFNSLCDDLGLDTISTGNVIAFAMELAQRGIKDFGLRFGDVENYLHMPELIARKQGIGAELARGVKALAEQYGGLEFAMQVKGLEFPGYEPRGSWAMGLAYATAPRGACHMSAWPVAEEAYGERDPFSIEGKAQLVIDLQHYNAAKFSLILCDFWALSFDRMAELLEPVTGEKLDAAQLERAGERIFNLARLFNLREGISGAQDTLPGRIFKQPLQGGATDGKLLPEDQFKAMLGEYYQLRGWSKEGVPLSEKLTELEL